One segment of Comamonas thiooxydans DNA contains the following:
- a CDS encoding helix-turn-helix domain-containing protein translates to MRNQSLNSLDATPRAVVAIGTDYAPGTVLDTHSHRRAQFLYGATGLMEVGTDDGAWVIPPHCGVWIPAGKPHRVKMVGVNTRSLYIEPDEVPRSQSHCEVLAVSPLLRQLLIEAIDLPALYDERCRDGVLMSLLLLEVGRAEALPFFAPLPRDERLATLCIAFLHQPDVRLSPLAWAQQLHQSERTFSRFFRSQTGISFSEWRSQACLLVAMSKLGTGDSVTTVALQLGYDSPGAFSTMFRKRLGSKPSNFMAAER, encoded by the coding sequence GTGCGCAATCAATCACTGAACTCCCTCGATGCCACGCCTCGCGCCGTTGTGGCCATTGGCACCGACTATGCGCCTGGCACCGTTCTGGATACCCATAGCCATCGCCGTGCACAGTTCCTCTATGGAGCGACTGGATTGATGGAGGTCGGTACTGACGATGGCGCCTGGGTGATACCTCCCCACTGCGGCGTGTGGATTCCAGCAGGCAAGCCGCACAGGGTGAAGATGGTGGGAGTCAACACTCGAAGCCTGTACATTGAGCCTGACGAGGTACCACGGAGCCAATCGCATTGCGAGGTGCTGGCCGTGTCCCCGCTGCTACGGCAGTTGCTCATCGAAGCCATCGACTTGCCGGCGCTGTATGACGAGCGCTGTCGCGATGGCGTGCTGATGTCGCTTTTGCTGTTGGAGGTCGGCCGCGCTGAAGCACTGCCGTTCTTTGCGCCGCTACCGCGAGATGAGCGGCTGGCGACTCTGTGCATTGCTTTCCTTCACCAGCCCGACGTGCGCTTGTCGCCACTGGCCTGGGCACAGCAGCTACACCAGAGTGAACGCACCTTCAGCCGGTTCTTTCGCTCGCAAACCGGAATATCGTTTTCAGAGTGGAGAAGCCAGGCGTGTCTTCTTGTTGCAATGTCCAAGCTGGGGACCGGTGATTCGGTGACAACGGTGGCGCTTCAACTGGGCTATGACAGTCCGGGTGCGTTCTCCACGATGTTTCGCAAGAGGCTCGGGAGCAAGCCGTCAAACTTCATGGCGGCAGAGCGGTAA
- a CDS encoding sulfite exporter TauE/SafE family protein codes for MAEMQILLTKHRKRATPEPSTVMAPASTEFFVSLYLLLAVCGCVTGVTTVLFGFGGGFVVVPLLYRLLSTPNAPDSAAGQSAMQIAVATSTCVMVFGALLATWRHQRAGTVDWTNVRPLLGPIGAGAALGALAATVVQSEWLRWAFAAYLVLTILDCWLRPGFLAQPAARQHRPGPLANALSGLVIGWVAALLGVGGSVMTVPLMRRRGVEMTRATAMANPLSLPVALAGTGTYIVLSTQSPLPLGEWHLGYIDIRAAAVLVAGSWIGIRAASLWIGRIPDRVHAKVYLGLLIAVFLAMVTT; via the coding sequence ATGGCCGAAATGCAAATATTGTTGACCAAACATCGAAAGCGCGCCACTCCAGAGCCATCTACTGTGATGGCTCCTGCATCAACGGAGTTTTTCGTGTCCTTGTATTTATTGTTGGCGGTCTGCGGATGTGTGACAGGCGTCACTACCGTTCTCTTTGGTTTTGGTGGCGGATTCGTGGTGGTTCCACTGCTGTACCGCTTGCTGTCTACACCGAATGCCCCAGACAGCGCAGCGGGGCAGTCTGCCATGCAGATTGCCGTTGCAACATCCACCTGCGTGATGGTCTTTGGTGCGCTACTGGCAACTTGGCGTCACCAACGCGCAGGAACAGTGGATTGGACGAATGTCAGGCCTTTGCTGGGTCCCATTGGCGCAGGGGCCGCACTTGGCGCACTTGCGGCAACCGTTGTTCAAAGCGAATGGCTGCGTTGGGCATTTGCGGCATATCTGGTGCTGACCATTCTGGACTGTTGGTTGAGGCCTGGGTTTCTTGCTCAGCCCGCAGCAAGGCAGCACCGCCCTGGGCCGCTGGCGAATGCACTGTCCGGACTGGTGATCGGGTGGGTTGCTGCATTGCTAGGGGTCGGCGGCAGCGTGATGACCGTTCCCCTGATGCGCCGCCGTGGAGTCGAAATGACACGAGCTACCGCCATGGCGAATCCGCTATCGCTGCCGGTCGCGCTGGCAGGAACAGGGACCTACATCGTCCTGTCCACTCAATCTCCTTTACCTCTTGGAGAGTGGCACCTCGGCTATATCGACATACGAGCCGCTGCTGTGCTCGTGGCCGGTTCCTGGATCGGTATCCGTGCAGCATCGCTGTGGATCGGGCGCATTCCAGACCGAGTTCACGCGAAGGTCTATCTAGGTCTGTTGATCGCCGTTTTTTTGGCTATGGTGACAACATGA
- the fabF gene encoding beta-ketoacyl-ACP synthase II yields the protein MGRRVVITGLGLVSPLGCNVELAWQRLLAGQSGVRALGAGVGEGTGVSIAGRVPGLEEDPQAGWSPEAVISAKELRRMDRFIAFALGAADQALAHAQWAHPSIEQQERAATVIGSGVGGFSTIVEAVRTTDGKGPQRLSPFTVPAFLANLASGQVSIRHQLKGPLGAPVTACAASIQAIGDAARLIRNDEADMALCGGSEATIDRVAIGSFAAAKAVTTFCGGDPTKASRPFDQARDGFVMAEGAGLLVLEALDHALARGARPLAEVVGYGTSADAYHVTSGPEDGSGAARSMRAALRQAQLQARDIQHLNAHATSTPVGDRGELAAIRQVFGLGTGPSITATKSAVGHMLGAAGGAAAIFTVLALRDQIAPPVLNLEQPDPLADGLDLIARSARAHAMEHAMLNGFGFGGVNASLILKRFTA from the coding sequence ATGGGACGTCGGGTAGTCATCACCGGTTTGGGCTTGGTCTCTCCTCTAGGATGCAATGTGGAGCTGGCCTGGCAACGCCTGCTGGCCGGCCAGTCCGGGGTACGTGCCTTGGGCGCCGGTGTAGGTGAAGGCACAGGCGTCTCCATCGCCGGAAGGGTGCCGGGCCTGGAGGAGGACCCGCAAGCAGGGTGGAGTCCCGAAGCCGTGATCTCGGCCAAGGAGCTACGCCGCATGGATCGCTTCATCGCATTTGCATTGGGCGCGGCAGACCAGGCTCTGGCACACGCGCAATGGGCTCATCCAAGCATCGAACAACAGGAGCGCGCGGCGACCGTCATCGGCTCCGGTGTGGGCGGCTTCAGCACCATTGTTGAAGCGGTGCGAACCACGGATGGCAAAGGGCCGCAGCGCCTGTCGCCTTTCACCGTACCGGCGTTCCTGGCCAATCTGGCTTCGGGACAGGTGTCGATCAGGCACCAGCTCAAGGGGCCGTTGGGTGCTCCGGTGACGGCTTGTGCAGCCAGCATCCAGGCCATTGGCGATGCGGCACGTCTGATTCGCAATGACGAAGCGGACATGGCGCTCTGCGGTGGTAGCGAAGCCACGATTGACCGAGTTGCGATCGGCAGCTTTGCAGCGGCAAAAGCAGTGACCACTTTCTGCGGCGGCGATCCCACGAAGGCTTCCCGACCTTTCGATCAGGCACGGGACGGTTTTGTCATGGCCGAAGGTGCCGGCCTGCTGGTGCTGGAGGCACTGGATCATGCATTGGCGCGCGGCGCCAGACCGCTGGCCGAGGTCGTGGGCTATGGCACCTCTGCCGATGCATACCATGTCACCTCAGGTCCCGAGGATGGATCAGGCGCAGCGCGATCGATGCGCGCCGCGTTGCGACAGGCGCAGTTGCAAGCTCGTGATATTCAACACCTGAATGCTCACGCAACCTCTACTCCCGTGGGTGACCGGGGAGAGCTGGCAGCCATTCGTCAAGTGTTTGGATTAGGCACCGGCCCTTCCATCACGGCCACCAAATCAGCCGTGGGTCACATGCTGGGAGCTGCAGGCGGAGCTGCTGCGATCTTCACAGTATTGGCCTTGCGCGACCAGATCGCGCCACCCGTGCTCAACCTAGAGCAGCCAGACCCTTTGGCGGACGGCCTGGACCTGATCGCCAGGAGTGCGCGTGCTCATGCAATGGAGCACGCCATGCTCAACGGATTTGGTTTCGGCGGTGTAAATGCGTCGTTGATTCTGAAGCGATTTACTGCCTGA
- a CDS encoding TetR/AcrR family transcriptional regulator, with product MKVSKAQAAENREGIVDAAARLYREKGLDGVGVAEITRDAGLTHGGLYRHFESKDALAREACLRAFEWTITPLDGLESSEADGAPATRLRALVHGYLSATHRDHPGEGCPAAALAADAARAGPEMSEVFAQGVERNIQRFMSVLQGDDAAKRTQTIVTLSSMVGALVLARATAAGNPALSEEILTTLREQLAP from the coding sequence ATGAAAGTGAGCAAAGCACAGGCCGCCGAGAACCGCGAAGGAATCGTGGATGCCGCTGCGCGCCTTTATCGAGAAAAGGGCCTGGATGGCGTGGGCGTGGCAGAGATCACACGCGATGCGGGCTTGACACATGGCGGGCTGTACCGGCACTTCGAGTCCAAGGATGCTCTCGCACGCGAGGCCTGCCTGCGTGCATTTGAGTGGACCATCACGCCGCTAGACGGATTGGAGTCCTCGGAGGCGGATGGCGCGCCTGCAACCAGACTCCGCGCGCTGGTGCATGGCTATCTTTCTGCGACGCATCGCGATCACCCCGGAGAAGGCTGCCCCGCTGCGGCATTGGCAGCAGATGCGGCAAGAGCGGGGCCTGAGATGTCGGAGGTTTTTGCCCAGGGAGTGGAACGCAATATCCAGCGCTTTATGAGCGTGCTCCAAGGTGATGACGCGGCCAAACGTACTCAGACTATCGTGACCCTCAGCAGCATGGTTGGTGCATTGGTTCTCGCTCGTGCCACGGCAGCGGGCAACCCGGCACTTTCTGAAGAAATATTGACAACCTTGCGGGAGCAGTTAGCCCCGTAG
- a CDS encoding esterase-like activity of phytase family protein, producing MRHLTSSSCLMAATAAAVALLSACADTRPFQVASPEAVMQTTGVGSISAVVTRQDVQFDDKFYFPYEGFHPGTKADFPKGFLPAYGSGLALKGRRADGTLEFYAITDRGPNATTGPVTQITDGSNPAGFASSTVFPSPNFTPSIGVIALGKDGARLVSTLPVKFSATQNANGRVQPRGITGNTGEQVLDDSFTYPGKAKGYSEFGLDTESVVVDTTRNALWVSDEYGPFIVKIDPATGIILKKYKPGTGAADLPAILAKRRANRGMEGLSIDAASGKLHGFLQSPLDDGKADYTTTAVPGATGKSENVRDYARFVRWVEFDPTTEKTRLFALPVDSSWYSQGKTGNAKLGDVVSLGKGKFIAIEQGTGKDKKVFNDLVLIEFPANANANANATDITALGSDLEKSSLTGKPVNGSDYSKVVTLKKTRLFNLNATGWVAEKAEGLALVDEYTLALTNDTDFGVSLAVLDASGKEIEGSDVTKCMVDADGKIVNDGKCAKGAASLRFTTNDVNDRAQRLWTFRFSKKLSEYGAR from the coding sequence ATGCGCCACCTTACTTCTTCCTCCTGCCTGATGGCTGCGACCGCCGCCGCAGTTGCCTTGCTGAGCGCCTGCGCCGACACTCGCCCGTTCCAGGTCGCCAGCCCAGAGGCGGTCATGCAGACCACCGGCGTCGGCAGCATCAGCGCCGTCGTCACGCGTCAGGACGTCCAGTTCGACGACAAGTTCTATTTCCCCTACGAAGGCTTCCATCCCGGCACCAAGGCCGATTTCCCCAAAGGCTTTCTGCCGGCCTATGGCTCGGGCCTGGCCTTGAAGGGCCGGCGCGCCGACGGCACGCTGGAGTTCTACGCCATCACCGATCGCGGCCCGAACGCGACCACCGGCCCGGTCACGCAGATCACCGACGGCTCCAATCCCGCGGGCTTTGCCAGTTCCACGGTGTTTCCTTCGCCCAATTTCACTCCGTCCATCGGCGTGATCGCCCTCGGAAAGGACGGTGCCAGGCTCGTCTCCACCCTGCCGGTCAAGTTCAGCGCCACACAGAACGCCAATGGCCGCGTGCAGCCACGGGGCATCACAGGCAACACGGGCGAGCAAGTCCTGGACGACTCCTTCACCTATCCCGGCAAGGCCAAGGGCTACAGCGAATTCGGCCTGGACACAGAATCCGTGGTGGTGGATACCACACGCAATGCGCTGTGGGTGTCCGACGAATACGGACCCTTCATCGTGAAGATCGACCCGGCGACCGGCATCATCCTGAAGAAATACAAGCCGGGCACTGGCGCGGCCGATCTGCCTGCCATTCTCGCCAAGCGCCGCGCCAACCGCGGCATGGAGGGGCTGAGCATCGATGCGGCCAGCGGCAAGCTGCACGGCTTCCTGCAAAGCCCTCTGGACGACGGCAAGGCCGACTACACCACCACTGCCGTTCCCGGCGCCACCGGCAAGTCGGAGAACGTGCGCGACTACGCCCGCTTTGTGCGCTGGGTGGAGTTTGACCCGACCACCGAGAAAACCCGTTTGTTTGCATTGCCCGTGGACAGTAGCTGGTACAGCCAGGGCAAGACCGGCAATGCCAAGCTGGGTGATGTGGTCTCGCTGGGCAAGGGGAAGTTCATCGCCATCGAGCAAGGCACGGGCAAGGACAAGAAAGTCTTCAACGACCTGGTTCTGATTGAATTTCCGGCCAACGCCAACGCCAACGCCAACGCCACCGACATCACCGCGCTGGGCTCCGACCTGGAAAAGAGCAGCCTGACTGGCAAGCCGGTCAATGGTTCGGACTATTCCAAGGTCGTGACGCTCAAGAAGACCCGGCTCTTCAACCTGAACGCCACCGGCTGGGTGGCCGAGAAGGCCGAAGGCCTGGCACTGGTCGATGAATACACCCTGGCGCTGACCAACGACACCGACTTCGGTGTTTCGCTGGCCGTGCTGGACGCCAGCGGCAAGGAAATCGAAGGCTCGGACGTCACCAAATGCATGGTGGATGCAGACGGCAAGATCGTGAACGACGGCAAGTGCGCCAAGGGCGCGGCGAGCCTGCGCTTCACCACCAATGACGTCAACGATCGTGCGCAGCGACTATGGACCTTCAGGTTCAGCAAGAAGTTGAGCGAATACGGCGCTCGCTGA